From Corvus cornix cornix isolate S_Up_H32 chromosome 1A, ASM73873v5, whole genome shotgun sequence, a single genomic window includes:
- the TSPAN8 gene encoding tetraspanin-8, with translation MAGVSSCIKYSMFVFNFLFWVCGSIILGVSIWIRVSGAQQGMDSSMLAGVNLLIAVGSIIMVLGFLGCCGAVRESRCMLMLFFIGLLLIVILQVTGGILGAVYKSQAELALNLTLTANMEALQSTTGAEKEYQETFQKFERENQCCGLLNGAEDWGKNFNKPASKICECELENPSSSDLCTKYQGRYIYKKPCGEVIMKILKDNLAIIMGISFGLAVIEILGLVFSMTLYCQIRRK, from the exons ATGGCGGGTGTAAGCAGCTGCATTAAGTACTCCATGTTTGTCTTCAACTTCTTATTTTGG GTGTGTGGTTCCATTATTCTGGGAGTCTCTATATGGATACGTGTTAGCGGTGCTCAGCAG GGGATGGACAGCAGCATGCTTGCAGGAGTTAATCTACTAATAGCCGTGGGCTCCATCATTATGGTCCTTGGCTTCCTGGGATGTTGCGGTGCTGTAAGGGAGAGCCGGTGCATGCTGATGttg tttttcattGGACTACTTCTGATTGTGATTCTTCAGGTCACAGGAGGTATTTTAGGAGCAGTGTACAAATCTCAG GCGGAATTAGCCCTTAACCTTACTCTAACGGCAAATATGGAAGCACTGCAAAGCACTACAGGAGCAGAGAAAGAGTATCAAGAGACATTCCAGAAGTTTGAGAGAGAG AACCAATGCTGTGGATTGCTGAATGGAGCTgaagactggggaaaaaattttaacaaaCCTGCCTCAAAAATCTGTGAGTGTGAACTAGAGAACCCCTCTAGTTCAGACCTCTGCACCAAATATCAAGGCAGATACATCTATaaaaag ccttgTGGAGAAGTGATTATGAAAATACTAAAAGACAATCTGGCCATAATTATGGGGATCTCCTTTGGACTGGCTGTTATTGAG